Proteins found in one Pyrus communis chromosome 15, drPyrComm1.1, whole genome shotgun sequence genomic segment:
- the LOC137718030 gene encoding lysM domain-containing GPI-anchored protein 1-like, producing the protein MAIQKPFCKTQFSVFLLVLANVAVFVTSKSTIEPCSNADSCNALLGYTVYTDLKVSEVASLFQVDPIALLTANAIDISYPDVENHILPSQLFLKVPIICSCVDGIRKSVSTHYKTRPSDTLASIADSVYSGLVSADQIREANSISDPSVLDVGQTLVVPLPCTCFNGTDNSLPAIYLSYVVNPEDTLAGIAARYSTTLTDLMNVNAMGNTAIKAADILAVPLPACASNFPKSAQDYGLIVPNGSYAITASHCLQCSCGPGSLNLYCQPASLAVSCSSMQCRNSNLMVGNVTVQQSGGGCNVTSCNYGGFVNGSIVSTLSKSLQPRCPGPQKFPPLIAPPTSVIRDTMFAPSPAPESDGSIGGIPKSPSVLPGVLPAGLPPIGGPAGITSDACSLINPLGNFPTAVLLLLYVKFMIAIL; encoded by the exons ATGGCGATTCAAAAACCCTTTTGCAAAACCCAATTCTCCGTTTTTCTGCTAGTCCTAGCCAATGTGGCTGTTTTTGTCACCTCCAAGTCGACAATCGAGCCCTGCTCGAACGCCGACTCGTGCAATGCCTTGCTCGGCTACACCGTCTACACCGATCTCAAGGTCTCAGAGGTCGCCTCCCTCTTCCAGGTCGACCCAATTGCTCTCCTCACCGCCAATGCCATCGACATTTCGTACCCCGACGTCGAAAACCACATCCTCCCCTCCCAGCTCTTCCTCAAAGTCCCAATCATTTGCTCCTGCGTCGACGGGATTCGAAAGTCAGTGTCTACCCACTACAAGACCCGGCCTTCCGACACGCTGGCCTCCATTGCTGATTCGGTGTACTCCGGCTTGGTCTCGGCGGACCAGATTCGGGAGGCCAATTCGATTTCGGACCCTTCTGTGCTCGACGTGGGGCAAACCCTTGTGGTGCCTCTGCCCTGCACTTGCTTCAATGGGACTGATAATTCGCTGCCGGCTATCTACTTGTCTTATGTGGTGAACCCGGAGGACACACTGGCGGGGATTGCCGCCCGGTACTCGACTACCCTGACCGATTTGATGAATGTGAATGCCATGGGCAACACAGCTATTAAGGCTGCTGATATACTTGCAGTGCCATTGCCAG CTTGTGCATCAAACTTTCCTAAATCTGCTCAAGACTATGGCTTGATTGTGCCCAATGGTAGCTATGCCATTACAGCAAGCCACTGTTTACAATGCAGTTGTGGGCCTGGGAGTCTCAA TTTGTACTGCCAGCCTGCTTCATTAGCAGTTTCATGTTCGAGCATGCAATGTAGAAACAGTAACCTCATGGTCGGGAACGTTACAGTTCAGCAGAGTGGTGGTGGTTGCAATGTCACTTCTTGTAACTATGGTGGTTTTGTGAATGGAAGCATCGTCTCAAC GTTGTCTAAATCTCTTCAGCCCCGTTGCCCAG GTCCACAGAAATTTCCACCACTTATAGCCCCACCTACCTCAGTAATCCGTGACACAATGTTTGCACCCTCACCTGCTCCCGAGTCAGATGGTTCTATTGGTGGGATACCCAAGTCACCTTCAGTGTTACCCGGGGTGCTTCCAGCAGGATTGCCCCCTATAGGTGGCCCTGCTGGGATTACTTCCGATGCCTGCTCACTGATCAATCCGTTGGGCAATTTCCCAACCGCTGTTCTGCTACTTTTGTATGTCAAGTTCATGATTGCCATCTTATGA
- the LOC137717960 gene encoding uncharacterized protein isoform X1 — translation MGGRGAIEVAKTVVEVADVAWTAMEHGRHHLHHEDHDGEGTKCAVSDEELEALRAENRRLRNSLEQNLKLLENLSESPAVLDDCPPDVNDLGSIYFDSLYARLVATVDSNSFLTRIKAFQKESIDDYQFPFKPATGSDLEKAEVLIKIDNEEPSRWVWITDDMIPGKVEERSGIDNESYVVVSEEHVVDGIANFMAKCIVSNPKARNLTPEELQKIVAKAMGGVSKLEKVLGIWHAGKLFYTLSTWGLALTGLYRSRAVLKFAAMGLHTTSKAIMRAM, via the exons atgggaggaCGTGGAGCTATAGAGGTGGCGAAGACGGTGGTGGAGGTTGCTGACGTGGCTTGGACCGCCATGGAACACGGCCGCCATCACCTCCACCACGAGGACCACGACGGCGAGGGAACCAAGTGCGCGGTTTCCGACGAAGAACTGGAGGCTCTGCGGGCGGAGAATCGGCGGCTGAGGAACTCGCTGGAGCAGAATCTGAAGCTGCTCGAGAACCTCTCCGAGTCGCCTGCGGTTTTGGATGATTGCCCTCCTGATGTAAACGATTTGGGGTCGATTTATTTCGATTCG CTGTATGCTCGGTTAGTGGCGACGGTGGATTCGAACAGCTTCTTGACTAGAATCAAAGCTTTTCAGAAGGAGTCCATTGATGATTATCAGTTTCCTTTCAAACCAGCCACAg GAAGTGATTTGGAGAAAGCTGAAGTTCTAATCAAAATTGACAATGAAGAACCCAGTCGGTGGGTGTGGATCACGGATGATATGATTCCGGGTAAAGTCGAGGAGAGGAGTGGGATTGACAATGAGAGCTATGTTGTTGTTAGTGAGGAGCATGTGGTGGATGGGATTGCCAATTTTATGGCCAAGTGTATTGTGTCAAACCCGAAAGCTCGC AACTTGACGCCAGAGGAGCTGCAGAAAA TTGTAGCTAAAGCGATGGGTGGTGTCAGCAAATTGGAGAAAGTATTGGGCATTTGGCATGCGGGGAAGTTGTTCTATACTTTGTCCACCTGGGGACTTGCTCTAACCGG ATTGTATAGGAGCCGTGCGGTATTAAAATTTGCTGCAATGGGGCTGCACACAACTAGCAAAGCAATTATGAGAGCAATGTGA
- the LOC137717960 gene encoding uncharacterized protein isoform X2: MGGRGAIEVAKTVVEVADVAWTAMEHGRHHLHHEDHDGEGTKCAVSDEELEALRAENRRLRNSLEQNLKLLENLSESPAVLDDCPPDLYARLVATVDSNSFLTRIKAFQKESIDDYQFPFKPATGSDLEKAEVLIKIDNEEPSRWVWITDDMIPGKVEERSGIDNESYVVVSEEHVVDGIANFMAKCIVSNPKARNLTPEELQKIVAKAMGGVSKLEKVLGIWHAGKLFYTLSTWGLALTGLYRSRAVLKFAAMGLHTTSKAIMRAM; this comes from the exons atgggaggaCGTGGAGCTATAGAGGTGGCGAAGACGGTGGTGGAGGTTGCTGACGTGGCTTGGACCGCCATGGAACACGGCCGCCATCACCTCCACCACGAGGACCACGACGGCGAGGGAACCAAGTGCGCGGTTTCCGACGAAGAACTGGAGGCTCTGCGGGCGGAGAATCGGCGGCTGAGGAACTCGCTGGAGCAGAATCTGAAGCTGCTCGAGAACCTCTCCGAGTCGCCTGCGGTTTTGGATGATTGCCCTCCTGAT CTGTATGCTCGGTTAGTGGCGACGGTGGATTCGAACAGCTTCTTGACTAGAATCAAAGCTTTTCAGAAGGAGTCCATTGATGATTATCAGTTTCCTTTCAAACCAGCCACAg GAAGTGATTTGGAGAAAGCTGAAGTTCTAATCAAAATTGACAATGAAGAACCCAGTCGGTGGGTGTGGATCACGGATGATATGATTCCGGGTAAAGTCGAGGAGAGGAGTGGGATTGACAATGAGAGCTATGTTGTTGTTAGTGAGGAGCATGTGGTGGATGGGATTGCCAATTTTATGGCCAAGTGTATTGTGTCAAACCCGAAAGCTCGC AACTTGACGCCAGAGGAGCTGCAGAAAA TTGTAGCTAAAGCGATGGGTGGTGTCAGCAAATTGGAGAAAGTATTGGGCATTTGGCATGCGGGGAAGTTGTTCTATACTTTGTCCACCTGGGGACTTGCTCTAACCGG ATTGTATAGGAGCCGTGCGGTATTAAAATTTGCTGCAATGGGGCTGCACACAACTAGCAAAGCAATTATGAGAGCAATGTGA
- the LOC137717585 gene encoding uncharacterized protein: MAEDAQDSEIPLKEAHDIQSQIKTAMRLRVPYFKEQSDSLTFEGVRRVLEKDLGLETFALDVHKRFVKEHLVEVLEGAGDDNTSRASGETDEKTLVKEDAAELPKGKSNKDAKQTCSEDEEKMEDSPVMGLLTGHKAAKSGTEETKTTNQKKGPTESVIKSALIKRGSYIKANSEKITLVGLRRLLEEDLQLQKYTLDSFKKFISQQLDEVLESCENSEPATTAKKNVQRSAQRKASTKVRSDESFGSSGNESSEEEDEVKPKRKTAPKGKTQKSAQRKASTKVRSDERSGSSDNEISEEEDEVEPRSKSVPKGKMQNMDSLKKRKIMAKETNVSGKKRIKPPQKDPEEKSDAEDSGNVSEDDHSQSSAEKPVKKKEVSTTPAYGKCVEHLRSVIKACGMSVAPSVYKKVKQVPENKREAHLIKELEEILAREGLSAHPSEKEIKEVKKKKERAKELEGIDMSNIVTSSRRRSTTSFVPPPKPQIPVESESDDAESSDDDNDEDDDSDKEENEVEDEDNGDNGNSDSNHSDKDEADDSD, encoded by the exons ATGGCGGAGGACGCGCAAGATAGCGAGATCCCTCTGAAGGAGGCGCACGATATCCAGTCCCAGATTAAGACTGCTATGCGCTTACGCGTCCCTTACTTCAAAGAACAATCCGa TTCTTTGACTTTTGAGGGTGTCCGAAGAGTCTTAGAGAAAGACCTGGGCTTGGAAACATTTGCGTTGGATGTGCACAAAAGATTTGTCAAGGAACATTTAGTGGAG GTCTTAGAAGGTGCTGGTGATGACAATACCTCAAGGGCATCGGGGGAGACTGATGAAAAAACTCTGGTTAAAGAAGACGCCGCAGAATTaccaaaaggaaagtcaaataaaGATGCGAAGCAAACATGTTCAGAAGATGAGGAGAAAATGGAAGACTCTCCTGTAATGGGGCTTCTGACAGGGCATAAAGCGGCCAAATCTGGAACTGAAGAAACTAAAACTACCAACCAAAAAAAGGGTCCAACTGAGAGTGTGATAAAGTCAGCCCTTATAAAAAGGGGTTCTTATATCAAAGCTAATTCTGA AAAGATTACTCTGGTTGGACTTCGCCGACTTTTGGAGGAAGATCTTCAGCTTCAGAAATATACTCTTGACTCCTTTAAGAAGTTTATAAGTCAGCAACTAGACGAg GTTCTAGAATCTTGTGAAAATTCTGAACCTGCAACTACTGCCAAGAAAAATGTTCAGAGGAGTGCTCAGAGAAAAGCATCCACTAAGGTGAGAAGCGATGAGAGTTTTGGTTCTTCAGGTAATGAAAGTagcgaggaagaagatgaagtaaAACCTAAAAGAAAAACTGCTCCAAAAGGAAAGACGCAGAAAAGTGCTCAGAGAAAAGCATCCACTAAGGTCAGAAGCGATGAGAGATCTGGTTCTTCAGATAATGAAATtagtgaggaagaagatgaagtagAACCTAGAAGCAAAAGTGTTCCAAAAGGAAAGATGCAGAATATGGACAGCCTTAAGAAACGGAAAATAATGGCTAAGGAGACTAACGTCTCTGGAAAGAAGAGGATCAAGCCTCCTCAGAAAGACCCAGAAGAAAAAAGTGATGCAGAAGACAGTGGAAATGTCTCTGAAGATGACCATTCTCAGTCATCTGCCGAAAAACCTGTAAAG aaGAAAGAAGTTTCAACAACACCTGCATATGGGAAATGTGTGGAGCATCTACGATCAGTTATCAAAGCATGTGGAATGAG CGTTGCCCCCTCAGTATACAAGAAAGTCAAGCAGGTGCCTGAGAATAAACGTGAAGCGCACCTGATAAAGGAGTTAGAGGAGATACTCGCTAGAGAAGGATTATCTGCACATCCCTCTGAGAAAG AAATCAAGGAagtcaaaaagaaaaaggaaagggcAAAAGAGCTCGAAGGCATTGACATGAGTAACATTGTAACAAGTTCACGTAGAAGGTCCACTACTAGTTTTGTGCCTCCTCCAAAGCCCCAAATACCAGTTGAAAGTGAATCTGATGATGCTGAAAGTTCAGATGATGACAATGATGAAGATGACGACAGTGACAAGGAAGAGAATGAGGTTGAGGACGAGGACAATGGGGATAATGGTAATAGTGATAGCAACCATAGTGACAAGG ATGAAGCTGATGACAGCGATTAA
- the LOC137717587 gene encoding gamma-glutamylcyclotransferase 2-3-like, translating to MSLFIPSPLRSPIASSLFTRKTKTRLHQRFTQLPVVHFSSCCGGSDELRKNFDPKSSKMAISPIWVFGYGSLIWKAGFNYDERLVGFIKGYRRVFHQGSTDHRGTPEYPGRTVTLEPAEGEVCWGVAYKISNKEDQEVAITYLEVREKQYDKKAYLDFFTDPMATSAAVSGVMVYIASPDKKHNVNYLGPASTEEIAKQIVQAEGPSGPNRDYLFRLEEALLQLGCKDKHVLDLANEVRRILSERELTST from the exons ATGTCCCTCTTTATTCCTTCTCCTCTCCGCTCTCCGATCGCATCATCTTTATTTACCCGAAAGACAAAAACAAGGTTGCATCAGCGCTTTACCCAACTCCCTGTAGTCCACTTCTCCTCCTGCTGTGGAGGAAGTGACGAGCTGAGGAAGAATTTTGATCCGAAAAGCTCAAAAATGGCTATATCGCCGATATGGGTATTTGGGTATGGCTCTCTTATCTGGAAGGCTGGTTTTAACTACGATGAGCGCCTCGTCGGCTTCATCAAAGGCTATCGCCGTGTCTTCCACCAAG GCAGTACGGACCACAGAGGGACGCCTGAATATCCAGGAAGAACAGTCACATTGGAACCTGCAGAAGGAGAAGTCTGT TGGGGAGTTGCCTACAAGATCTCAAACAAGGAAGATCAAGAAGTTGCTATAACG TATTTAGAAGTGAGGGAGAAGCAGTATGACAAGAAGGCTTATCTTGATTTCTTCACC GATCCAATGGCGACATCTGCAGCTGTTTCAGGTGTAATGGT ATACATCGCCTCTCCGGACAAGAAACATAATGTGAACTACTTGGGTCCTGCATCCACCGAAGAGATTGCCAA ACAAATTGTTCAGGCTGAAGGCCCCTCGGGGCCTAATCGAGACTACCTTTTCCGCCTTGAAGAGGCACTTCTTCAACTAG GATGCAAAGACAAACATGTATTGGACCTTGCAAACGAAGTGAGGCGCATCCTGTCGGAGAGGGAGCTGACTTCAACATGA
- the LOC137718824 gene encoding WAT1-related protein At1g21890-like, with protein sequence MGDQSATGKLGLFLHKIKPYVAMVSLQFGYAGMYILSMVGLRRGINHFVLSVYRHLIAFAVIAPFALVLERKIRPKMTLGIFLRIMVLGFLEPVFAQNLYFVGMTYTSATFASATANILPAITFIFALIFRLEKVNFKKLPSVAKVIGTAITVTGAMVMTWYKGPIIEFISGQGQSHHTSTTSGEQHWVTGTMMLLARCCGWSGFFIVQSFTLKLYPAELSLTAFICLMGAMEGAIATFVVEHSMSVWVIGWDYRLLAAAYSGIVCSGIAYYVQGIVMKEQGPVFVTAFSPLAMIITAALAAIILAEQVRLGSILGTILIVIGLYAVVWGKSKDPTTSALLIKDEKAVAHELPITDSNRSSITVDDNTKDSTTGTAGDFKVPIKAQES encoded by the exons ATGGGAGACCAAAGTGCAACAGGAAAATTGGGTCTCTTTCTTCACAAGATAAAGCCTTACGTGGCTATGGTTTCTTTGCAATTTGGATATGCAGGAATGTATATTCTCAGCATGGTTGGTTTGAGGCGTGGCATCAATCACTTTGTTCTTTCTGTATACAGGCATTTGATTGCCTTCGCTGTTATTGCACCATTCGCACTTGTTCTTGAAAG GAAAATAAGGCCAAAAATGACTCTGGGGATCTTCCTAAGAATAATGGTGCTTGGTTTTCTCGA GCCTGTTTTTGCTCAGAACTTGTACTTTGTGGGAATGACATATACCTCAGCAACATTTGCATCTGCCACTGCTAATATCCTCCCTGCCATTACCTTCATTTTTGCACTTATTTTCAG GTTAGAAAAAGTCAATTTCAAGAAGCTGCCTAGTGTAGCAAAGGTGATCGGGACTGCAATCACAGTCACCGGAGCGATGGTGATGACATGGTACAAAGGTCCCATCATTGAATTTATAAGTGGACAAGGACAAAGCCACCACACCAGCACCACATCCGGCGAACAACATTGGGTCACCGGCACTATGATGCTCCTAGCCCGTTGTTGCGGTTGGTCCGGCTTCTTCATTGTACAA TCTTTCACACTAAAGCTATACCCAGCCGAGCTCTCTCTCActgcttttatatgtttaatgggTGCAATGGAAGGGGCCATAGCCACGTTCGTAGTCGAACACAGCATGAGTGTTTGGGTTATAGGCTGGGACTACAGGCTTCTTGCCGCTGCTTACTCT GGGATAGTTTGCTCTGGAATTGCATATTATGTGCAAGGTATTGTGATGAAGGAACAAGGTCCAGTTTTCGTGACAGCTTTCAGCCCACTGGCCATGATCATCACCGCCGCTCTAGCTGCCATCATTTTAGCTGAGCAAGTCCGCCTCGGAAG TATACTTGGAACTATTCTCATAGTCATCGGCCTCTATGCTGTTGTTTGGGGTAAAAGCAAAGATCCTACAACCTCTGCCTTATTGATCAAAGACGAGAAAGCTGTTGCTCATGAATTGCCAATCACGGACAGTAATAGGTCATCGATAACTGTGGATGACAACACTAAGGATAGTACTACTGGAACTGCTGGGGACTTCAAGGTTCCAATCAAAGCACAAGAATCATGA